A single region of the Paramicrobacterium fandaimingii genome encodes:
- a CDS encoding serine/threonine-protein kinase — MRPMAGVTFGGRYELESRIAIGGMGEVWKATDNVIGRTVAIKILKDEYMGDPGFLERFRAEARHAALVNHEGIANVFDYGEENGSAFLVMELVPGEALSSTLEREHVLSTDATLDIVAQTAAALQAAHTAGLVHRDIKPGNLLITPDRRVKITDFGIARIADQVPLTATGQVMGTVQYLSPEQASGHPASPSTDIYSLGIVAYEALAGKRPFTGESQVAIAMAQINEAPPELPATVAEPVRNLVFSMIAKNPDDRPATTAHVVRAANALRRGDVAAATAAVPAVGEGTGGTSIIAGSDADSTQLISEHEDTGTASLPVAGEGEEGEKKKRSPWTWPLIVLIAVLVLVLAGTIFALVNMNSDTDADATTAPPTTTSSTPTEETSEPTPENTRVTIDKSDYVGLTYQAAADKLSALGLNPEKQTGDAATSSDQVDKVTDVNPYGKVNPGDTITLTVYGGLASPDAPTEAPSVNNCTGSGCEFMASAENNTVTATWNTYTSCPAGTSVTGYRIQVSGGTVQSSDIKPGGNQAVTVTIDENASQLTVSWSVLCGEAESQPSPNTVTSITWEDQGGGDTGGGNSGEGTEGSAGDEPGASSVPAREEVGARG; from the coding sequence ATGAGACCCATGGCAGGGGTGACCTTCGGCGGGCGATACGAGTTGGAGTCTCGCATCGCCATCGGAGGTATGGGCGAAGTCTGGAAAGCGACAGACAACGTCATCGGACGCACGGTCGCCATCAAGATTCTCAAAGACGAGTACATGGGCGACCCCGGCTTCCTCGAGCGGTTCCGCGCCGAGGCCAGGCACGCTGCCCTCGTCAACCACGAAGGTATCGCCAATGTCTTCGACTACGGCGAAGAAAACGGTTCGGCGTTCCTCGTCATGGAACTCGTGCCAGGCGAGGCCCTTTCGTCAACGCTCGAACGCGAGCATGTGCTGTCGACAGATGCGACGCTCGACATCGTCGCCCAGACGGCCGCCGCCCTGCAGGCAGCCCACACGGCGGGGCTCGTTCACCGCGACATCAAGCCGGGAAACCTGTTGATCACGCCCGACCGCCGCGTGAAGATCACCGACTTCGGCATTGCCCGAATCGCCGACCAGGTGCCGCTCACAGCGACCGGCCAGGTGATGGGCACCGTGCAGTACCTCTCGCCCGAGCAGGCGTCTGGGCACCCGGCATCCCCCTCAACCGACATCTACTCGCTCGGCATCGTCGCCTACGAGGCTCTCGCGGGCAAGCGCCCGTTCACCGGCGAATCGCAGGTGGCGATCGCGATGGCGCAGATCAACGAGGCGCCGCCAGAGCTGCCCGCCACGGTGGCAGAGCCCGTGCGCAACCTCGTGTTCTCGATGATCGCGAAGAACCCAGACGACCGACCGGCGACGACGGCCCACGTCGTGCGTGCCGCGAACGCGCTGCGTCGCGGCGATGTCGCCGCCGCAACCGCCGCCGTACCCGCCGTCGGCGAGGGAACCGGTGGAACGAGCATCATCGCCGGGTCTGACGCTGACTCCACTCAGCTGATCAGCGAACACGAAGACACGGGAACAGCATCGCTGCCCGTCGCCGGTGAGGGCGAAGAGGGCGAGAAGAAGAAACGCAGCCCCTGGACGTGGCCGCTCATCGTTCTGATCGCCGTGCTTGTGCTCGTGCTGGCCGGCACGATCTTTGCGCTCGTCAACATGAACAGCGACACGGATGCCGACGCGACCACCGCGCCTCCGACGACGACGTCGTCGACACCGACAGAGGAAACAAGCGAGCCGACGCCAGAGAACACCCGGGTCACGATCGACAAGAGCGACTACGTCGGCCTGACCTACCAGGCAGCTGCAGACAAGCTCAGTGCGCTCGGCCTCAACCCAGAGAAGCAGACCGGCGACGCGGCGACCTCGAGCGACCAGGTCGACAAGGTGACCGACGTCAACCCATACGGCAAGGTCAACCCGGGCGACACCATCACGCTCACGGTGTACGGCGGGCTTGCCTCCCCGGATGCTCCGACAGAAGCACCGTCCGTCAACAACTGCACGGGCTCCGGCTGCGAGTTCATGGCCAGCGCCGAGAACAACACAGTGACCGCAACATGGAACACATACACGAGCTGCCCGGCCGGAACGAGCGTCACCGGCTACCGCATTCAGGTAAGCGGCGGAACGGTGCAGAGCAGCGACATCAAGCCAGGCGGAAACCAGGCAGTAACCGTCACCATCGACGAGAACGCAAGCCAGCTGACGGTGTCGTGGAGCGTGCTGTGCGGCGAGGCCGAATCGCAGCCGTCACCGAACACGGTGACCTCGATCACCTGGGAAGACCAGGGCGGCGGCGACACCGGCGGTGGCAATTCCGGCGAGGGAACCGAGGGCTCGGCTGGCGACGAACCCGGTGCCTCGTCGGTGCCTGCACGCGAAGAAGTAGGTGCTCGCGGCTAG